The following coding sequences are from one Geodermatophilus normandii window:
- a CDS encoding PP2C family protein-serine/threonine phosphatase, whose product MSGPREDGAVDVERDRYRYLAEVTESLTQSLDTGTAADQLARLVVPRLADWATVTVLAGDGAPGSSARAHRDPERLVDVDTYLAGRITAPRDTEAVAMVMHSGEPVHLRGIEPDLGPESLPEGPVRAAWERLDPRSSLFVPLQARGTAFGVLSLVRCGDRPPAGPDDVALAVEVARRGALALDNARLYGRQLRVAETLQHSLLTPPSQPPGLQVAVRYRPAVSQDLVGGDWYDAFDRPDGATVLVIGDVAGHGVEAAAAMAQLRSAVRTLAYDSPDGPAGTLDRVDRVLAGLHVGTLATALVGHLLPRADGAPGSLLRWSSAGHLPPLVLGTDDRVRLLETPPERLLGADELAVRSDHETVLCPGETLVLVTDGLVEVGRRGIDEGLAAAADALSGLAALSPDALCDRLLTRVLPERTDDDVAVLAVRVLGA is encoded by the coding sequence GTGAGTGGACCCAGGGAGGACGGGGCCGTCGACGTCGAGCGCGACCGCTACCGCTACCTCGCCGAGGTCACCGAGTCCCTGACGCAGAGCCTGGACACCGGTACCGCCGCCGACCAGCTCGCCCGCCTGGTGGTCCCGCGCCTGGCCGACTGGGCGACCGTCACCGTCCTCGCCGGGGACGGCGCACCGGGCAGCTCCGCCCGCGCCCACCGCGACCCCGAGCGCCTCGTCGACGTCGACACCTACCTGGCCGGCCGGATCACCGCACCGCGCGACACCGAGGCCGTCGCGATGGTCATGCACTCCGGCGAGCCGGTGCACCTGCGCGGCATCGAGCCCGACCTCGGGCCGGAGTCGCTGCCCGAGGGCCCGGTGCGCGCTGCCTGGGAGCGGCTGGACCCCCGGTCGAGCCTGTTCGTGCCGCTCCAGGCCCGCGGCACGGCCTTCGGCGTGCTGTCGCTGGTGCGCTGCGGCGACCGGCCGCCGGCCGGGCCCGACGACGTCGCCCTCGCCGTCGAGGTCGCCCGCCGCGGCGCGCTGGCACTGGACAACGCCCGGCTCTACGGCCGGCAGCTGCGCGTCGCCGAGACGCTGCAGCACAGCCTGCTCACCCCGCCGTCGCAGCCCCCGGGCCTCCAGGTCGCCGTCCGCTACCGGCCCGCCGTCTCGCAGGACCTCGTCGGCGGCGACTGGTACGACGCCTTCGACCGGCCCGACGGCGCGACCGTGCTGGTCATCGGCGACGTCGCCGGGCACGGGGTCGAGGCCGCCGCGGCGATGGCGCAGCTGCGCAGCGCCGTCCGGACGCTGGCCTACGACTCCCCCGACGGCCCGGCGGGAACGCTGGACCGGGTCGACCGCGTGCTCGCCGGCCTGCACGTGGGCACGCTGGCGACGGCGCTGGTGGGGCACCTGCTGCCCCGGGCCGACGGCGCGCCGGGCTCCCTGCTGCGCTGGTCGTCGGCCGGCCACCTGCCGCCCCTGGTGCTCGGCACCGACGACCGGGTGCGGCTGCTGGAGACCCCGCCCGAGCGGCTGCTGGGCGCCGACGAGCTCGCGGTGCGCAGCGACCACGAGACGGTCCTCTGCCCGGGCGAGACGCTGGTGCTGGTCACCGACGGGCTGGTCGAGGTCGGCCGGCGGGGCATCGACGAGGGGCTGGCGGCGGCCGCGGACGCGCTGTCCGGGCTCGCCGCGCTGTCCCCCGACGCGCTGTGCGACCGGCTCCTCACCCGGGTGCTCCCCGAGCGCACCGACGACGACGTCGCCGTCCTCGCCGTCCGCGTCCTCGGCGCCTGA
- a CDS encoding patatin-like phospholipase family protein, whose protein sequence is MSSPGRSRALVLGGGGIAGIAWEIGLLSGLAASGVHVRDADLVVGTSAGSIVGTLLRTGADLEELYAAQLGPVPPTERAVPFDGAAFFASFAAALAGATGQQEARARIGALALRGRTMPESERLGVIGARIGTPEWPGRRLVVTVVDTADGEFLAVDRDTGFPLLEAVAASCAVPGVYPPITIGGRRFMDGGMRSVTNADLAAGCDTVLVVAPMAGTAGSPLGPSLDDEMATLRGAGEAHLVLADETAVRAFGTNPLDPATREPCARAGRAQGERVAEEVRAAWG, encoded by the coding sequence GTGAGCTCCCCCGGCCGCAGCAGGGCACTCGTCCTGGGGGGCGGTGGCATCGCCGGGATCGCGTGGGAGATCGGCCTGCTCTCCGGGCTGGCCGCCTCCGGCGTGCACGTCCGCGACGCCGACCTGGTGGTGGGCACCTCGGCCGGCTCGATCGTGGGCACGCTCCTGCGCACCGGCGCCGACCTCGAGGAGCTCTACGCCGCGCAGCTCGGCCCGGTGCCGCCCACCGAGCGGGCCGTGCCGTTCGACGGCGCCGCGTTCTTCGCCTCCTTCGCCGCGGCGCTGGCCGGCGCGACGGGGCAGCAGGAGGCGCGCGCCCGGATCGGCGCGCTCGCGCTGCGGGGGCGGACGATGCCGGAGTCGGAGCGGCTCGGGGTCATCGGCGCGCGCATCGGGACGCCGGAGTGGCCCGGCCGGCGGCTCGTGGTCACCGTCGTCGACACCGCCGACGGGGAGTTCCTCGCCGTCGACCGTGACACCGGCTTCCCGCTGCTCGAGGCCGTCGCCGCGTCGTGCGCGGTGCCCGGCGTCTACCCGCCGATCACCATCGGCGGGCGCCGGTTCATGGACGGCGGCATGCGCTCGGTCACCAACGCCGACCTCGCCGCCGGCTGCGACACGGTGCTCGTCGTCGCGCCGATGGCCGGGACCGCCGGCAGCCCGCTCGGGCCCTCGCTGGACGACGAGATGGCCACCCTGCGCGGCGCGGGCGAGGCGCACCTGGTGCTCGCCGACGAGACCGCGGTGCGGGCCTTCGGCACCAACCCGCTCGACCCCGCCACCCGCGAGCCCTGCGCCCGCGCCGGCCGCGCCCAGGGCGAGCGGGTGGCCGAGGAGGTCCGGGCCGCCTGGGGCTGA
- a CDS encoding alpha-amylase family protein, which translates to MPAGLADEATAALGEDEADAFLARAGLVLPDVVAALERLYGDRAGDLLGRALRTALQAAAERPAALRRLDRRREIDPAWFQSPRVQGYVCYVDRFCGTLRELPAKLDHLEALGTTYLHLMPLLRPREGENDGGYAVADYRAVDPRLGTMADLEAVAGALHERGMSLCIDLVLNHTAREHRWARGWLAGDPAYAGFYTAFPDRRLPDAYDATIPEVFPDRAPGSFSWVPEALGGAGGWVWTTFWPYQWDLDYTNPEVTLAVLGEITWLANRGVDVFRMDAVPFLWKRIGTNGQNLPEAHVLLQLLHALTRLAAPGVVFKAEAIVAPDDLVQYLGAHERYRPECELAYHNQLMVLLWSSLATGDARLARQALGRMRPIPPTTTWCTYVRGHDDIGWAVTDTDAGALGLDGAAHRRFLNDFYSGRFPGSFARGALFQENEATGDARISGTTASLCGIEDALDRGDDAALEAALRRLGLLYAVAYGFGGIPLLYSGDELAQRNDTGYLADPALEPDNRWMHRPPLDWAAAARAGDPRSLEGRVTALLRGLAEARRGQPALAGGTESEVVDAGSDAVLVWRRRHPRSGTLVGLANVSARPQTVDADTVTGFGTYPCVAGSDGPLPVEDGRLVVPGLGWAWYAQP; encoded by the coding sequence ATGCCAGCGGGGCTGGCCGACGAGGCGACCGCGGCGCTCGGGGAGGACGAGGCCGACGCCTTCCTCGCGCGGGCCGGCCTGGTCCTGCCCGACGTCGTCGCGGCCCTGGAGCGCCTCTACGGCGACCGGGCCGGCGACCTGCTCGGCAGGGCGCTGCGCACCGCCCTGCAGGCCGCCGCCGAGCGGCCCGCGGCCCTGCGCCGGCTCGACCGCCGCCGCGAGATCGACCCCGCCTGGTTCCAGTCGCCGCGGGTGCAGGGCTACGTCTGCTACGTCGACCGCTTCTGCGGCACCCTGCGTGAGCTGCCCGCCAAGCTCGACCACCTCGAGGCGCTGGGCACCACCTACCTGCACCTCATGCCGCTGCTGCGCCCGCGGGAGGGCGAGAACGACGGCGGCTACGCGGTGGCCGACTACCGCGCCGTCGACCCGCGGCTGGGCACGATGGCCGACCTCGAGGCGGTGGCCGGCGCGCTGCACGAGCGCGGCATGAGCCTGTGCATCGACCTGGTCCTCAACCACACCGCCCGGGAGCACCGGTGGGCGCGCGGCTGGCTGGCCGGCGACCCGGCGTACGCCGGCTTCTACACGGCGTTCCCCGACCGGCGGCTGCCCGACGCCTACGACGCCACCATCCCCGAGGTCTTCCCCGACCGGGCGCCGGGCTCGTTCAGCTGGGTGCCCGAGGCGCTCGGCGGTGCCGGCGGCTGGGTGTGGACGACGTTCTGGCCCTACCAGTGGGACCTCGACTACACCAACCCCGAGGTGACGCTGGCGGTGCTCGGCGAGATCACCTGGCTGGCCAACCGCGGCGTCGACGTCTTCCGCATGGACGCCGTCCCGTTCCTGTGGAAGCGGATCGGCACCAACGGCCAGAACCTGCCCGAGGCGCACGTCCTGCTGCAGCTGCTGCACGCGCTGACCCGGCTGGCCGCCCCCGGGGTGGTGTTCAAGGCCGAGGCGATCGTCGCCCCCGACGACCTCGTGCAGTACCTCGGCGCCCACGAGCGGTACCGGCCCGAGTGCGAGCTGGCCTACCACAACCAGCTCATGGTGCTGCTGTGGAGCAGCCTGGCGACCGGCGACGCCCGGCTGGCCCGCCAGGCGCTCGGCCGCATGCGGCCGATCCCGCCGACGACGACCTGGTGCACCTACGTGCGCGGGCACGACGACATCGGCTGGGCGGTCACCGACACCGACGCCGGAGCCCTCGGCCTCGACGGCGCCGCCCACCGCCGGTTCCTCAACGACTTCTACTCCGGCCGCTTCCCCGGCTCGTTCGCCCGCGGCGCGCTGTTCCAGGAGAACGAGGCCACCGGCGACGCGCGGATCTCGGGGACGACGGCGTCGCTGTGCGGCATCGAGGACGCCCTCGACCGCGGCGACGACGCCGCGCTGGAGGCGGCCCTGCGCCGGCTGGGGCTGCTGTACGCGGTCGCCTACGGCTTCGGCGGGATCCCGCTGCTGTACTCCGGCGACGAGCTGGCGCAGCGCAACGACACCGGCTACCTCGCCGACCCCGCGCTCGAACCCGACAACCGCTGGATGCACCGCCCGCCGCTGGACTGGGCCGCCGCCGCCCGCGCCGGCGACCCGCGGAGCCTCGAGGGCCGGGTGACGGCGCTGCTGCGCGGGCTGGCCGAGGCGCGGCGGGGGCAGCCCGCCCTCGCCGGCGGCACGGAGTCCGAGGTGGTGGACGCCGGCAGCGACGCCGTCCTGGTGTGGCGCCGCCGGCACCCGCGCAGCGGCACCCTCGTCGGGCTGGCCAACGTGAGCGCACGGCCGCAGACCGTGGACGCCGACACCGTCACCGGCTTCGGCACGTACCCCTGCGTCGCCGGCAGCGACGGCCCCCTGCCGGTCGAGGACGGCCGGCTCGTCGTCCCCGGGCTCGGCTGGGCCTGGTACGCCCAACCCTGA
- a CDS encoding alpha/beta hydrolase: protein MDLRVRVLGRLLRPASIASMDDERLRKAQSRSVPHNPVTDLLLGGVARGVRLTDGTARGETGDVPVRTYRPEGATGPPPLVVNFHGGGWTLGNLDSADWLCSSVAATVGAVVVSVDYRLAPGHRWPAAAEDCYAATVDVVARAEEFGADGSRVAVMGDSAGGNLAAVVCLLARERSGPRIAHQGLVYPSVDLTMSSPSIDENAAAPILTKADCLAFRDHYLGGQDPHHPHASPLFAADHSGLPPALVQVAEHDPIRDDGVRYAGVLRDAGVPVRSTEYVGMPHGFLAFPRLCRSAPQALAELCAEQSAAFAS, encoded by the coding sequence ATGGACCTGCGGGTGCGGGTGCTCGGCCGGCTGCTGCGCCCCGCGTCGATCGCGTCGATGGACGACGAGCGGCTCCGGAAGGCGCAGTCGCGGTCGGTCCCGCACAACCCCGTGACCGACCTGCTGCTCGGCGGCGTGGCCCGCGGCGTGCGGCTCACCGACGGCACGGCCCGCGGCGAGACCGGCGACGTCCCCGTGCGCACCTACCGGCCGGAGGGCGCGACCGGGCCGCCGCCGCTGGTCGTCAACTTCCACGGCGGCGGGTGGACGCTGGGGAACCTCGACTCGGCCGACTGGCTGTGCAGCAGCGTGGCGGCCACGGTCGGCGCCGTCGTCGTCTCGGTCGACTACCGGCTGGCGCCGGGTCACCGCTGGCCGGCCGCGGCGGAGGACTGCTACGCCGCGACGGTCGACGTCGTGGCGCGGGCGGAGGAGTTCGGCGCCGACGGGAGCCGGGTCGCGGTGATGGGCGACAGCGCCGGGGGCAACCTGGCCGCCGTCGTGTGCCTGCTGGCCCGTGAGCGCTCCGGCCCCCGGATCGCGCACCAGGGGCTGGTGTACCCGTCGGTGGACCTCACCATGAGCAGCCCCTCGATCGACGAGAACGCCGCGGCGCCGATCCTGACCAAGGCCGACTGCCTCGCCTTCCGCGACCACTACCTCGGCGGCCAGGACCCGCACCACCCGCACGCGTCACCGCTGTTCGCCGCTGACCACTCCGGCCTGCCGCCGGCGTTGGTGCAGGTGGCCGAGCACGACCCGATCCGCGACGACGGCGTGCGCTACGCCGGTGTGCTGCGCGACGCCGGCGTGCCGGTGCGTTCCACCGAGTACGTCGGCATGCCGCACGGGTTCCTCGCCTTCCCGCGGCTGTGCCGCTCGGCGCCGCAGGCCCTGGCCGAGCTCTGCGCGGAGCAGTCGGCAGCGTTCGCGTCCTGA
- a CDS encoding GGDEF domain-containing protein, producing MPRTTSRHLGVLLVVVCTTGTLATALLPAAAAVLVSDLTQALAAASAAAATARHATWSTGLRLRAAWVLLSAACACWFAGQTYWAVLSARGEEPFPSLADLGFLGFAVLSVLALLVHPAGGGRTGLWQRCLDAVMTAGAVGLVSWQTALGAVLREDAGHDVAVRLLLAAYPVSDVALVVLAVLLVTRTPGDRRPLNLVAAGVTAMAVADSAFTYLSATSAYDGGTADAGWTLAFVLLAVAGLCRPAAPAAAAPDRTGRRTSAAASLLPYVPVSLALGVALARTLTGTTLGRGEEVAVAVVIAALLARQYGTVRENVRLADDLAAREAQLRHLAFSDPLTGLANRSLFLDRLEHALVLHARDMRPVAVVFLDLDDFKSVNDTLGHAAGDELLLRVAERLTGALRGGDTVARLGGDEFAALLEDGGDPIGAAARVTAAMDVPFSVAGRSRAVGASTGVVALAAGDAAVGADELMARADAAMYSAKRAGKGRVVHHGAPA from the coding sequence ATGCCCCGGACCACGTCCCGGCACCTCGGTGTGCTCCTGGTCGTCGTCTGCACGACCGGGACGCTCGCCACCGCGCTGCTGCCCGCTGCCGCCGCGGTGCTCGTCTCCGACCTCACCCAGGCGCTGGCCGCCGCCTCCGCGGCCGCGGCCACCGCCCGGCACGCCACCTGGTCCACCGGCCTGCGGCTGCGGGCGGCCTGGGTCCTGCTGTCGGCGGCCTGCGCGTGCTGGTTCGCCGGCCAGACGTACTGGGCCGTCCTGTCGGCGCGGGGCGAGGAGCCCTTCCCGTCCCTGGCCGACCTCGGTTTCCTCGGCTTCGCGGTGCTCTCGGTGCTGGCCCTGCTCGTGCACCCGGCCGGCGGCGGGCGCACCGGCCTCTGGCAGCGCTGCCTCGACGCGGTGATGACCGCGGGCGCCGTCGGCCTGGTGAGCTGGCAGACGGCGCTGGGCGCGGTCCTGCGGGAGGACGCCGGGCACGACGTCGCCGTCCGGCTGCTGCTCGCCGCCTACCCGGTCAGCGACGTCGCCCTGGTCGTGCTCGCCGTCCTGCTGGTCACCCGCACGCCCGGCGACCGGCGGCCGCTGAACCTCGTCGCCGCCGGCGTCACCGCGATGGCGGTCGCCGACAGCGCGTTCACCTACCTCTCGGCCACCAGCGCCTACGACGGCGGCACCGCCGACGCCGGCTGGACGCTCGCCTTCGTGCTGCTCGCCGTCGCCGGGCTGTGCCGTCCCGCCGCCCCGGCCGCCGCCGCTCCCGACCGGACCGGCCGCCGGACCAGCGCCGCGGCGTCGCTGCTGCCCTACGTGCCGGTCTCCCTCGCGCTCGGTGTCGCGCTCGCGCGCACCCTCACCGGCACCACCCTCGGCCGCGGCGAGGAGGTCGCGGTCGCGGTCGTCATCGCCGCGCTGCTCGCCCGCCAGTACGGGACGGTGCGGGAGAACGTGCGGCTCGCCGACGACCTCGCCGCCCGCGAGGCGCAGCTGCGGCACCTGGCCTTCTCCGATCCGCTCACGGGCCTGGCCAACCGGTCGCTGTTCCTGGACCGGCTCGAGCACGCCCTCGTGCTGCACGCCCGGGACATGCGACCGGTGGCCGTCGTCTTCCTCGACCTCGACGACTTCAAGTCGGTCAACGACACCCTCGGCCACGCTGCGGGCGACGAGCTGCTGCTGCGGGTCGCCGAGAGGCTGACCGGCGCGCTGCGCGGCGGCGACACGGTCGCCCGGCTCGGTGGCGACGAGTTCGCCGCGCTGCTCGAGGACGGCGGGGACCCGATCGGGGCCGCCGCCCGCGTCACCGCCGCGATGGACGTGCCGTTCAGCGTGGCCGGCCGCAGCCGCGCGGTGGGCGCGAGCACCGGCGTGGTCGCACTCGCCGCCGGCGACGCCGCGGTGGGCGCCGACGAGCTCATGGCCCGCGCCGACGCCGCGATGTACTCGGCCAAGCGCGCCGGCAAGGGCCGCGTCGTGCACCACGGCGCCCCCGCCTGA
- a CDS encoding class I SAM-dependent methyltransferase has protein sequence MTDVVRRDGRRTPAVRSYQGHGIHAAPGVHEYAAALARSLLPDGGRVLEVGSGCGALALRMRDAGIDVVPTDLDPPHDWIARLDLDDPEWTDDTRGPFDLVVCVETLEHVENPRQVLRSVRGLLRPGGRLLVSTPNVTHPHSRLLTLLRGAPYVFGPRLYHSPGHITLLPDWMLTEHVRLAGFDDVEVTTAGDTFYRGPMRVAYRAEMAALWLLGIRQRATSGDGVCTFLTATAV, from the coding sequence GTGACCGACGTCGTACGCCGGGACGGGCGTCGCACCCCCGCCGTCCGCAGCTACCAGGGGCACGGGATCCACGCGGCCCCGGGCGTCCACGAGTACGCCGCCGCCCTGGCCCGGTCGCTGCTCCCCGACGGCGGCCGGGTGCTCGAGGTCGGCTCCGGCTGCGGTGCGCTGGCGCTGCGGATGCGCGACGCCGGCATCGACGTCGTCCCCACCGACCTCGACCCGCCGCACGACTGGATCGCCCGCCTCGACCTCGACGACCCCGAGTGGACCGACGACACCCGCGGCCCGTTCGACCTGGTGGTCTGCGTGGAGACGCTCGAGCACGTGGAGAACCCGCGGCAGGTGCTGCGCTCCGTCCGCGGGCTGCTGCGCCCGGGCGGCCGGCTGCTGGTGAGCACGCCCAACGTCACGCACCCGCACTCGCGGCTGCTCACGCTGCTGCGCGGCGCGCCGTACGTCTTCGGCCCTCGGCTCTACCACTCCCCCGGGCACATCACGCTGCTGCCGGACTGGATGCTCACCGAGCACGTGCGCCTGGCCGGCTTCGACGACGTCGAGGTCACCACGGCCGGGGACACGTTCTACCGCGGGCCGATGCGCGTGGCCTATCGGGCGGAGATGGCCGCGCTGTGGCTGCTCGGCATCCGCCAGCGCGCCACCTCCGGCGACGGCGTCTGCACCTTCCTCACCGCCACCGCCGTCTGA